The Phycisphaerae bacterium DNA window GAATTAGTCGGAGCGCCTTGCCAGAACGGATGCCCGGTAGGCACCGAAGTATGGCGATATGTCGCTCATATCTCCCGCGGTGAGTACACTGATGCTTATCGTGTTATTCGTCGGGCTAATCCTCTGCCGTCTGTTTGTGCACGCGTATGTCATCATCCGTGCGAGACTGTATGCAGGGCGGGAATTACCGGTGGTGAGCCGATTGCAATTCGAACTCTAAAACGATTTATCGTGGATAAGATTGACCCGTCTGTATGGAAAGAACCTGTAAGACCGGCAGATGAAAAATCCGCTAAAATCGCAATTATCGGTTCGGGCCCGACAGGTTTGGCAGCGGCCGAAGCACTTTCTGTTGCAGGTCACAAGGTAACGATATTCGAGCGCGAATCCAAAGCCGGCGGTATGCTGGTCAGCGCGATTCCTGCTTATCGTCTGCCTCGCAAACTTCTGCAGAAAGAAATTGACGCTTTGCTGAATCAAAACATCGAAATAAAATACAACACAGCGCTGGGCCGCGATATCACACTTGACGGACTTTTAGCTGACGGCTACAAGGCGGTTCTGCTGGCGCTTGGTTCTTATAAGAGCCTTCAATTAGGCCTGCCTGATGAAAATGTCAGCGGCGTAGTCCCCGGCATGAAATTCCTCAAGACTTATAATTTGCGGAACAGGTCGCTGGCGAAAGGCAGAGTCGGAATTATCGGCGGCGGAAATTCCGCTATCGATGCCGCACGCGTCGCAATTCGCCAGAAAAATGTGGATAGCGTTACCGTGTTTTATCGTCGGACACAGGCTGAAATGCCTGCATTCGCCGAGGAAATCGAAGCCGAATTGGCCGAAGGCGTTAAGCTTAAAACGCTGGTTGCACCGGCAGGGATTATTTCTAAAGATGGAAAACTGACAGGCGTTCGGTTTATTCGCAACGAACTTGGCGATCCCGATATGAGCGGCAGGCCGAGACCGGTTCCTATCAAGGGGTCTGAGTTTGATGTGCCTATGGATACCCTGATTGTGGCGATAAGCGAACAGCCGTATACACGCGGTATGCAGTCGCTGAATCTTACAAAATGGGGCACTGTTACTATCAATGAAGAAAACTTCATTACCAGCCGACCGGGAGTTTTCGCGGCGGGCGATGTTGTTTCGGGACCTGCGACAGTAATAGCGGCTTTAGCGACCGGTAAGAGCGCCGCGGGTATGATTGACCGTTACGTTCGCGGCCGTAATATGAAGGTTATTCAAAAAGTTCGGATGCCATCGGTTTATATCGAACCGGCGCAAATGGACGACGAAGAAGCGATGGATACCAAACGCGTTGAACCGCCGCACCTGGATATCGAATGCCGTTGCGGCAACTTCCATGAAGTCGAAATGGGCATAACTGAAGAACAGGCCATTTGTGAAGCGCGTCGCTGTCTGCGTTGTGATCTGGAGTTTACTCAGCCCGAATAATATACTATATACAAAATAGAATGAGGTCTTAGATATGTTTAATATAGAAATTGATAATCGAAATGTACAAGCCAATGACGGCGAAACAATCCTTGCTGTTTGTAAACGGGAAGGCATCAGGATTCCCACCCTGTGCTTTATCGAAGGGCTGGCTCCCAGCGGCGCCTGCCGAATGTGTATCGTGGAAGTGGAAGGTTTCCCGGGTCTAATTCCCTCCTGTTCCTATCCGGTAAAAGAGGGTATGAAGGTGAAAACCTCAACCCCAAAAGTTCTCAATGCCCGCAGGACTATCGTAGAATTGCTTTTGAGCGACCACCCCGATGATTGTCTCTATTGTCTGCGTAACGGACAGTGCGAACTGCAAAAGCTTGCCAGCGATATGGACGTGAAACGGCTTTCCTTCAGCAAAGTGAAAACAAAACGTCCCACCGATGTCTCCAGTCCGTCGATTATTCGCAATCCCGAGAAGTGCATCCTTTGCGGCAAGTGTGTCCGTGTATGCGAAGAAGTTCAGGGCGTTTCAGCGATTGATTTCATCGGTCGCGGCTGCAAGGCTTTTGTTGGAACCGCCTTCGACAGCGGCCTGAATGTTTCGACCTGCATCAATTGCGGTCAGTGCATTATGGTTTGTCCGACGGGCGCTCTGACCGAACGGTCGTATGTCGATGAAGTCGCTGCCGCATTGGCGGATCCCGACAAGTATGTCGTTGTTCAGCACGCACCATCGATTTCTGTAACTCTGGCAGAAGAATTCGGCGTCAAACCCGGTAAAGATGTTGACGGCCAAATGGTTACCGCATTACGGAGGCTGGGTTTCAAGCGTGTATTTGATACCTCTTTTTCGGCGGATTTGACCATTATGGAAGAAGGTTCTGAATTGGTTCACCGGATTAAGACCGGCGGAAAACTGCCGATGATGACAAGCTGTTCACCCGGATGGATTAAATTCGTCGAACAGTTTTATCCCGATATGCTCGAAAATGTCTCGACATGCAAGAGTCCACAGCAAATGATGGGCGCACTGATAAAGAGCTTTTTTGCCCAGCGAGAAAAGCTGGATCCGAGCAAAATCGTAAGTGTTTCGATAATGCCCTGCACGGCCAAGAAATTTGAGTGCCAGCGCCCGGAAATGGCGGTAGATTATGTCCCTGATGTGGATTATGTGCTAACGACTCGTGAACTGGCCCAGCTTTTCCGCAGATATGGCCTGGAACTGGGTGCTATGACTCCGGATACCGCTGATACTCCTTTCGGTGAAAGAACCAGTGCCGGTAAAATTTTCGGTGCCACCGGCGGTGTGATGGAAGCTGCGATTCGCAGTGCCTATTTTCTGCTTACCGGACAGGAATATCCGGAAGAGAAAATTCCTGCCATTCGCGGCCTCAAGGGACATAAGGAAGTTAAACTTAAAATTGGCGAACTGGAAGTCGGAGCGGCTGTGGTAAGCGGACTGGGTAATGCCCGTAAACTGCTCGATGAAATTAAGGCAGGCAGGAAAGATATCCATTTCATCGAGGTTATGACCTGTCCGGGCGGCTGCATTTCCGGCGGCGGCCAGCCGATTGGTACCGATGCCGAAGCCGTGAAAGGGCGTTTGCAGGCTCTCTACCTGATTGACCGGGACGACCGGGTTCGGGCAAGCCATCACAATGAATCTGTTGGGCGGCTGTACCGTGAATTTCTGGGCGAACCACTCGGCAAGGTAAGTCATCACCTGCTGCATACACATTACAAAAAACGCGATATTATGGTATAAATATCCGGAGGGAATTTTCCCTTGCCGGATACTAAGAATTAGGAGCGACTATGACCGTATTAAAAAAAGTTCTCGTTGTCGATGACGACCCGGATATCCTCGACCAGGTGGAGATGGTTCTCAAGGCCAATGGCTATGATGTAGCCACTGCGAACTCAGCCGCCAATGGCGAAGAGTTTTTAATTTCCACCCAGCCCGATATAGTAATTTTGGACCTTATGATGGAACAGATGGATTCCGGATTTGTCCTGTGCCATCAAATCAAAAAAATGTATCCGAATATGCCCATCATCATGCTGACGGCGGTTCGTTCCTCAACAGGGCTTGGCTTTGATGCCAAAAGCCCGGAGGCGAAATCCTGGATTAAGGCGGATTGTATTCTCGACAAACCCGTACGAACCGAAGAGTTGTTGAACTCTGTGCGAAAATTGCTTCAGGTTTGATCGAATCCCCGCTCAGAATCATGGCTTAACCTACGGGCAACCGAGACAGAACCTGCTGACAGAGGACAGAAGCAGCGAAAGAAATCAGGTTGTAAGATAGGTGATTTTAAATGAGAGACAGCAGTAATAAACCTTTGGTAACGACGCTGGGCGAGCGATGCAGGATATGCTATACCTGCGTAAGAGAATGTCCGGCCAAGGCAATCAGGATTGCAAACGGACAGGCGGAGGTTATTGCCGAAAGATGTATCGGATGCGGAAATTGCGTTCGGGTGTGCAGCCAGAAAGCCAAGCAGATTCTTGATTCAAAACAGAAGGTTTACGAACTGTTAAAATCTAACTCCAAAACGGCGGTGATACTGGCGCCGAGTTTTCCGGCGGAATTTGTCGAATTTAAATGTGAAGAGCTTGTAGGAATGATTCGCAGCCTCGGCTTTGATTATGTCAACGAGGTAGGTTTCGGAGCCGACCTGATTGCGGATAGATATAACAAGCTGCTGGACGAAAGCGGACCGAACTGTAAATATATCGCTACGAGCTGTCCTGCGATTATAGCGTATGTTGAAAAATACCATCCCGATTTGGTTGGAAATCTGGCACCAATAGTTTCCCCGATGGTTGCGACGGCAAAAGTACTTCACCAGATATACGGTGAAGATTTAAGGGTAGTTTTTGTTGGGCCGTGCATTGCCAAAAAGGGAGAAATCACGAGCGTTAATATGGACAGCGAAGTAGATGCAAGCCTGACGTTTATTGAACTGCGGGAGATGCTCGAAGCGGAACTGGGCAGCGAAAAAGCACAAAACAGTATGTTTGATGAACCGCTTGCCGGCGTCGGCGCGATATTTCCAATCAGCAGAGGATTATTTCAGTCTGCCGGTATCGAGGAAGACCTTGTGAGCGGGAAAATTGTCGCG harbors:
- a CDS encoding NADH-dependent [FeFe] hydrogenase, group A6, giving the protein MFNIEIDNRNVQANDGETILAVCKREGIRIPTLCFIEGLAPSGACRMCIVEVEGFPGLIPSCSYPVKEGMKVKTSTPKVLNARRTIVELLLSDHPDDCLYCLRNGQCELQKLASDMDVKRLSFSKVKTKRPTDVSSPSIIRNPEKCILCGKCVRVCEEVQGVSAIDFIGRGCKAFVGTAFDSGLNVSTCINCGQCIMVCPTGALTERSYVDEVAAALADPDKYVVVQHAPSISVTLAEEFGVKPGKDVDGQMVTALRRLGFKRVFDTSFSADLTIMEEGSELVHRIKTGGKLPMMTSCSPGWIKFVEQFYPDMLENVSTCKSPQQMMGALIKSFFAQREKLDPSKIVSVSIMPCTAKKFECQRPEMAVDYVPDVDYVLTTRELAQLFRRYGLELGAMTPDTADTPFGERTSAGKIFGATGGVMEAAIRSAYFLLTGQEYPEEKIPAIRGLKGHKEVKLKIGELEVGAAVVSGLGNARKLLDEIKAGRKDIHFIEVMTCPGGCISGGGQPIGTDAEAVKGRLQALYLIDRDDRVRASHHNESVGRLYREFLGEPLGKVSHHLLHTHYKKRDIMV
- a CDS encoding response regulator, which gives rise to MTVLKKVLVVDDDPDILDQVEMVLKANGYDVATANSAANGEEFLISTQPDIVILDLMMEQMDSGFVLCHQIKKMYPNMPIIMLTAVRSSTGLGFDAKSPEAKSWIKADCILDKPVRTEELLNSVRKLLQV